Proteins from one Pseudomonas grandcourensis genomic window:
- a CDS encoding TetR/AcrR family transcriptional regulator: protein MAQSETVERILDAAEQLFAEKGFAETSLRLITSKAGVNLAAVNYHFGSKKALIQAVFSRFLGPFCISLDKELERRQAKPEIKPTLEELLEILVEQALVVQPRSGNDLSIFMRLLGLAFSQSQGHLRRYLEDMYGKVFRRYMMLVNEAAPRIPPIELFWRVHFMLGAAAFSMSGIKALRAIAETDFGVNTSIEQVMRLMVPFLAAGMRAESGVTDTAMATAQLRPRSKSTPVAAKV from the coding sequence ATGGCCCAGTCGGAAACCGTTGAACGCATTCTTGATGCAGCCGAGCAGTTGTTCGCGGAAAAAGGTTTCGCCGAAACCTCGTTGCGTCTGATCACCAGCAAGGCGGGTGTCAACCTGGCGGCGGTGAACTATCACTTCGGTTCGAAGAAGGCGTTGATTCAAGCGGTTTTCTCGCGGTTCCTCGGGCCGTTCTGCATCAGCCTCGATAAAGAGCTGGAGCGGCGTCAGGCCAAGCCTGAAATCAAGCCGACACTCGAAGAGTTGCTGGAAATCCTCGTCGAGCAGGCGCTGGTGGTGCAGCCGCGCAGCGGCAACGATCTTTCTATTTTCATGCGTCTGCTGGGGCTGGCGTTCAGTCAGAGCCAGGGGCACTTGCGTCGTTATCTGGAAGACATGTACGGCAAGGTGTTCCGCCGCTACATGATGCTGGTCAACGAAGCGGCGCCGCGTATTCCACCCATCGAACTGTTCTGGCGCGTGCACTTCATGCTGGGTGCGGCGGCGTTCAGCATGTCCGGTATCAAGGCCTTGCGCGCGATTGCTGAAACCGACTTCGGCGTGAACACCTCGATCGAGCAGGTCATGCGCCTGATGGTGCCATTCCTGGCCGCCGGCATGCGTGCCGAATCCGGCGTTACCGACACGGCCATGGCCACGGCCCAGTTGCGTCCGCGTAGCAAATCGACACCGGTTGCCGCCAAGGTTTAA
- a CDS encoding DUF6586 family protein, whose amino-acid sequence MAHELYTRTNQKIYFAGLSLEALARTEEGRAMNSLALIQAGRESALFHLYGALLGLCHEIAGFYRLPQANAPRAELLLTREVLETIAIPEMAELVELANNPETWLAKLLAAHAALFQPPRAPHKPKGDVTQPLILAVNLDEEDVPEELSREELESWRQNLKGLAIRFREGLNEC is encoded by the coding sequence ATGGCCCACGAACTGTATACCCGCACCAATCAGAAGATTTATTTCGCCGGCTTGTCGCTCGAAGCGCTGGCTCGCACTGAAGAAGGGCGGGCGATGAATTCGCTGGCGCTGATCCAGGCCGGGCGCGAATCCGCGCTGTTTCACCTGTACGGCGCGCTTTTGGGCCTGTGTCATGAAATCGCCGGTTTCTATCGCTTGCCCCAGGCCAATGCGCCCCGTGCAGAGTTGTTGCTGACTCGCGAAGTGCTGGAAACCATCGCCATTCCGGAAATGGCCGAGCTGGTCGAACTGGCCAATAATCCGGAAACCTGGCTGGCGAAGCTGTTGGCTGCCCATGCTGCGTTGTTTCAGCCGCCGCGCGCGCCCCACAAGCCAAAAGGGGACGTGACCCAGCCACTGATCCTGGCCGTCAATCTGGATGAAGAGGACGTGCCTGAAGAGTTGAGTCGTGAGGAGCTGGAGAGCTGGCGTCAGAATCTGAAAGGATTGGCGATCCGCTTTCGCGAAGGCCTGAACGAGTGCTGA
- the fadA gene encoding acetyl-CoA C-acyltransferase FadA encodes MSLNPRDVVIVDFGRTPMGRSKGGMHRNTRAEDMSAHLISKLLERNVKVDPNEVEDVIWGCVNQTLEQGWNIARMASLMTQIPHTSAGQTVSRLCGSSMSALHTAAQAIMTGNGDVFVVGGVEHMGHVSMMHGVDPNPHMSLYAAKASGMMGLTAEMLGKMHGITREQQDAFGVRSHQLAHKATVEGKFKDEIIPMQGYDENGFLKTFDYDETIRPETTLESLAALKPAFNPKGGTVTAGTSSQITDGASCMIVMSAQRAQDLGIQPLAVIRSMAVAGVDPAIMGYGPVPATQKALKRAGLGISDIDFFELNEAFAAQALPVLKDLKVLDKMNEKVNLHGGAIALGHPFGCSGARISGTLLNVMKQNGGTFGVATMCIGLGQGISTVFERV; translated from the coding sequence ATGAGCTTGAATCCTAGAGACGTCGTGATTGTCGACTTCGGTCGTACTCCGATGGGCCGCTCCAAGGGCGGCATGCACCGCAACACCCGCGCCGAAGACATGTCGGCGCACCTGATCAGCAAACTGCTGGAACGTAACGTCAAGGTCGACCCGAACGAAGTCGAAGACGTGATCTGGGGCTGTGTGAACCAGACCCTGGAGCAGGGCTGGAACATCGCGCGCATGGCGTCGCTGATGACCCAGATCCCGCACACCTCGGCCGGCCAGACCGTCAGCCGTCTGTGTGGCTCGTCCATGAGCGCTCTGCACACTGCTGCGCAAGCGATCATGACCGGCAACGGTGACGTTTTCGTGGTTGGTGGCGTCGAGCATATGGGCCACGTGAGCATGATGCACGGTGTCGATCCGAACCCGCACATGTCGCTGTACGCGGCGAAAGCCTCGGGCATGATGGGCCTGACCGCGGAAATGCTGGGCAAGATGCACGGCATCACTCGCGAGCAACAGGACGCTTTCGGCGTGCGCTCCCACCAACTCGCCCACAAGGCGACCGTGGAAGGCAAGTTCAAAGACGAAATCATCCCGATGCAGGGCTACGACGAGAACGGTTTCCTGAAAACCTTCGACTACGACGAAACCATTCGTCCGGAAACCACCCTGGAAAGCCTGGCGGCTCTGAAGCCGGCGTTCAATCCGAAGGGCGGCACCGTGACAGCCGGTACCTCGTCGCAGATCACCGATGGTGCCTCGTGCATGATCGTGATGTCGGCGCAGCGTGCACAGGACCTGGGTATCCAGCCTCTGGCGGTGATTCGCTCGATGGCAGTGGCAGGTGTGGATCCGGCAATCATGGGCTATGGTCCAGTACCGGCCACACAAAAAGCACTGAAGCGCGCGGGTCTTGGCATCTCCGACATCGACTTCTTCGAGCTCAACGAAGCTTTCGCCGCACAGGCCCTGCCAGTGCTGAAAGATCTGAAAGTGCTCGACAAGATGAACGAGAAGGTTAACCTGCACGGCGGCGCGATCGCCCTGGGCCACCCGTTCGGTTGCTCCGGTGCGCGTATCTCCGGCACTTTGCTCAATGTGATGAAGCAAAATGGCGGCACCTTCGGGGTGGCCACCATGTGCATTGGTCTCGGCCAAGGCATCTCCACCGTCTTCGAACGCGTTTAA
- the nagZ gene encoding beta-N-acetylhexosaminidase has product MTAGLQGSLMVDVAGTWLTAEDRQLLRQPEVGGLIIFARNIEHPRQVRELSAAIRAIRPDLLLAVDQEGGRVQRLRQGFVRLPAMRAIADNPNAEYLAEQCGWIMATEVLAVGLDLSFAPVLDLDYQRSAVVGTRSFEGDPERAALLAGAFIRGMNSAGMAATGKHFPGHGWAEADSHVAIPNDERSLDEIRVKDLVPFAKLSKQLAAVMPAHVIYPQVDSQPAGFSRRWLQDILRGELQFDGVIFSDDLSMAGAHVVGDAASRIEAALTAGCDMGLVCNDRAAAELALSAAQRLKVKPSERIARMRGQSFAGTEYRQDPRWLAAVGALKEAQLID; this is encoded by the coding sequence ATGACTGCTGGCTTGCAAGGCTCGTTGATGGTGGACGTCGCCGGTACCTGGCTGACGGCTGAAGATCGCCAATTGCTGCGCCAGCCCGAAGTGGGTGGCCTGATCATCTTTGCCCGTAACATCGAGCATCCACGTCAAGTGCGCGAGCTGAGTGCGGCCATTCGCGCCATTCGTCCCGATCTGCTGCTGGCGGTGGATCAAGAGGGCGGCCGCGTGCAGCGCCTGCGCCAGGGTTTCGTGCGCTTGCCCGCCATGCGCGCCATTGCCGACAACCCGAACGCCGAATACCTGGCCGAGCAGTGCGGCTGGATCATGGCCACCGAAGTGTTGGCTGTTGGACTGGACCTGAGCTTCGCCCCGGTGCTCGACCTCGATTACCAGCGCAGCGCCGTTGTCGGCACCCGTTCGTTCGAAGGTGATCCCGAGCGTGCGGCCTTGCTCGCGGGTGCATTCATCCGCGGCATGAATAGCGCAGGCATGGCGGCCACCGGCAAGCACTTCCCTGGCCACGGCTGGGCCGAGGCGGATTCCCACGTCGCGATTCCCAACGACGAACGCAGCCTCGACGAGATCCGCGTCAAGGACCTGGTGCCTTTTGCCAAACTGAGCAAGCAACTGGCCGCGGTCATGCCGGCCCACGTTATTTATCCACAGGTCGATTCCCAACCCGCCGGCTTCTCCCGCCGCTGGTTGCAGGACATCCTGCGCGGCGAGTTGCAGTTCGATGGCGTGATCTTCAGTGACGACCTGTCCATGGCGGGCGCCCACGTGGTCGGCGATGCTGCCAGCCGTATCGAAGCGGCACTGACTGCCGGTTGCGACATGGGGCTGGTGTGCAACGATCGCGCTGCCGCCGAACTGGCCCTGAGCGCTGCCCAGCGTCTGAAGGTCAAGCCATCCGAGCGTATTGCGCGGATGCGCGGCCAGTCGTTTGCCGGCACCGAATACCGTCAGGACCCGCGCTGGCTGGCCGCTGTCGGTGCGCTCAAAGAAGCTCAATTGATTGATTAA
- a CDS encoding S-methyl-5'-thioinosine phosphorylase, whose product MTVYAIIGGTGLTQLEGLSIRQSLAVDTPYGAPSAEVQIGEYAGKEVLFLARHGHPHRFPPHQVNYRANLWALKQAGAEAILAVNAVGGIHAAMGTGHFCVPHQLIDYTSGREHTYFADDLEHVTHIDFSYPYSEPLRQQLIAALAAEGVGYSSHGVYACTQGPRLETVAEIARLERDGCDIVGMTGMPEAALARELELDYACLALVVNPAAGKSTAVITMAEIEQALHDGMGKVKSTLARVLKG is encoded by the coding sequence ATGACGGTTTACGCGATTATCGGTGGCACTGGCCTGACTCAACTCGAAGGCCTGAGCATTCGCCAGTCACTGGCAGTGGACACGCCTTATGGCGCACCTTCGGCCGAAGTGCAGATCGGCGAGTATGCCGGCAAGGAAGTGCTGTTCCTCGCGCGTCACGGCCATCCGCATCGTTTCCCGCCGCATCAGGTGAACTACCGCGCCAACCTCTGGGCGCTGAAGCAGGCCGGTGCCGAAGCCATTCTGGCGGTCAACGCTGTGGGAGGCATCCATGCCGCCATGGGCACCGGGCATTTTTGCGTGCCACATCAGTTGATCGACTACACCAGCGGTCGTGAGCACACCTATTTTGCCGATGACCTGGAGCACGTCACCCATATCGACTTCAGCTACCCCTACAGCGAACCGTTGCGCCAGCAACTGATTGCGGCATTGGCGGCGGAAGGTGTGGGCTACAGCAGTCATGGCGTATATGCCTGTACTCAAGGGCCGCGCCTGGAGACAGTGGCTGAAATCGCCCGACTGGAGCGCGACGGCTGCGACATCGTCGGCATGACCGGTATGCCGGAGGCGGCCCTGGCCCGCGAACTGGAACTGGATTACGCCTGTCTGGCGCTGGTGGTGAACCCGGCGGCGGGCAAGTCGACGGCGGTGATCACCATGGCCGAGATTGAGCAGGCATTGCATGACGGCATGGGCAAGGTGAAATCGACACTGGCGCGGGTGCTCAAGGGTTGA
- a CDS encoding DUF1653 domain-containing protein: MPIQPGLYQHYKGPQYRVFSVARHSETEEEVVFYQALYGDYGFWVRPLSMFLESVEVDGEQVPRFALVQVEESLFNKP; encoded by the coding sequence ATGCCGATACAACCTGGGCTCTACCAACATTACAAAGGTCCGCAGTACCGCGTATTCAGTGTTGCGCGGCATTCGGAAACCGAAGAAGAAGTGGTCTTCTATCAAGCCCTGTATGGCGATTACGGCTTTTGGGTGCGTCCCTTGAGCATGTTCCTGGAGTCCGTCGAAGTTGACGGCGAACAGGTGCCACGCTTTGCTTTGGTGCAGGTCGAAGAAAGCCTTTTCAACAAGCCATAA
- the sulA gene encoding SOS-induced cell division inhibitor SulA, with protein sequence MQFPQTSPQQTQLPLFEAFMAQPLAPILKDVVESPWSAEPDVFSELSLRGAAGNCLSLLAPILRELSQDQDARWLTLIAPPASLTQAWLRDAGLNRERILLLQPRGTQSAQQLTCEALRLGRSHTVVSWINPLSPQSRQQLISAARTGDAQSLNIRLG encoded by the coding sequence ATGCAGTTCCCACAGACATCACCACAGCAAACCCAACTGCCGTTGTTCGAAGCGTTCATGGCACAGCCATTGGCGCCGATTCTGAAAGACGTAGTCGAGTCCCCCTGGAGCGCCGAACCTGACGTTTTCAGCGAGCTGTCACTGCGTGGTGCAGCCGGGAACTGCCTGAGCCTTCTGGCACCGATCCTCAGGGAATTGAGCCAGGACCAGGATGCACGCTGGCTGACACTGATCGCGCCGCCCGCCAGCCTGACTCAAGCCTGGCTGCGAGATGCCGGCCTTAACCGCGAGCGCATTCTGCTGCTGCAACCACGAGGCACCCAGAGCGCCCAGCAACTGACCTGCGAAGCCCTGCGCCTGGGTCGTAGCCATACGGTGGTCAGCTGGATCAACCCGTTGAGCCCCCAATCGCGGCAACAACTGATCAGCGCCGCCCGCACCGGGGACGCTCAGAGCCTGAATATTCGACTGGGTTAA
- the lexA gene encoding transcriptional repressor LexA, giving the protein MLKLTPRQAEILAFIKRCLEDNGYPPTRAEIAQELGFKSPNAAEEHLKALARKGAIEMTPGASRGIRIPGFEAKADDSTLPIIGRVAAGAPILAQQHIEESCNINPAFFHPRADYLLRVHGMSMKDIGIFDGDLLAVHTTREARNGQIVVARIGDEVTVKRFKRDGSKVWLIAENPEFAPIEVNLQDQELVIEGLSVGVIRR; this is encoded by the coding sequence ATGCTAAAGCTGACGCCACGACAAGCAGAGATTCTGGCCTTCATCAAACGCTGCCTGGAAGACAACGGGTATCCACCCACCCGTGCGGAAATCGCTCAGGAACTGGGTTTCAAGTCGCCCAATGCGGCGGAAGAACACCTCAAGGCACTGGCCCGCAAGGGTGCAATCGAGATGACGCCTGGCGCCTCCCGCGGCATTCGCATCCCCGGCTTCGAAGCCAAGGCCGACGACTCCACCCTGCCGATCATTGGCCGGGTCGCAGCCGGCGCCCCGATTCTTGCGCAGCAACACATCGAAGAGTCCTGCAACATCAATCCCGCCTTCTTCCATCCGCGCGCCGACTACCTGCTGCGCGTCCACGGGATGAGCATGAAGGATATCGGCATTTTCGACGGCGACCTACTGGCGGTTCACACCACCCGCGAAGCCCGTAACGGCCAGATCGTGGTTGCGCGAATCGGCGACGAAGTGACCGTCAAACGCTTCAAGCGTGACGGTAGCAAAGTCTGGCTGATCGCCGAGAACCCCGAGTTCGCCCCTATTGAAGTGAACCTTCAAGACCAGGAACTGGTGATCGAAGGCTTGAGTGTCGGCGTCATTCGCCGCTAA
- the topA gene encoding type I DNA topoisomerase, with the protein MGKSLVIVESPAKAKTINKYLGNEYVVKSSIGHIRDLPTSGSASASKEPAAKRGKAAAGEVPALSPKEKARKQLVARMGVDPDHGWKAKYEILPGKEKVIEELRRLAKDADTIYLATDLDREGEAIAWHLREAIGGDDTRYKRVVFNEITKKAIQEAFSKPGELDIDRVNAQQARRFLDRVVGYMVSPLLWAKIARGLSAGRVQSVAVKLVVEREREIRAFNPEEYWEIHADLGTAKGANVRFDVAREKGEAFKPLNEAQTMAALEKLKASSYSIVKREDKPTSSKPSAPFITSTLQQAASNRLGFGVKKTMMMAQRLYEAGYITYMRTDSTNLSVDAVAMARTYIESEFGKKYLPETPNVYSSKEGAQEAHEAIRPSDANTEPSKLSGMERDAERLYELIWRQFLACQMLPAQYLSTTVTVGAGDFELRAKGRILKFDGYTRVMPQIAKPGDDDVLPDMAQGDAMKLIKLDPTQHFTKPPARYSEASLVKEMEKRGIGRPSTYAAIISTIQDRGYVALHNRRFYSEKMGDIVTERLAESFSNLMDYGFTAGMEEHLDDVAQGERDWKNVLDEFYGDFKKKLEVAESPENGMRANQPVMTDIPCTTCGRPMQIRTASTGVFLGCSGYSLPPKERCKATVNLVPGDEIAADDEGESESLVLRGKHRCPICATAMDAYLLDEKRKLHICGNNPDCDGYEIEEGTYRIKGYEGPSLECDKCGSEMQLKTGRFGKFFGCTNATCKNTRKLLKSGDAAPPKMDPVKMPELKCEKVNDTYILRDGASGLFLAASQFPKNRETRAPLVMEIIPHKDEIDPKYHFLCEAPKKDPDGLPTVIRYSRKTKEQYVQTEVDGKPTGWKAFYDGGKWTVEDKRPAAKA; encoded by the coding sequence ATGGGCAAATCGCTGGTCATTGTGGAATCCCCGGCTAAGGCCAAGACCATCAACAAGTATTTGGGCAACGAATACGTGGTGAAGTCGAGTATCGGCCATATCCGAGACCTGCCCACCAGCGGTTCGGCTAGCGCCAGCAAAGAGCCAGCCGCCAAGCGCGGCAAGGCTGCTGCGGGTGAAGTGCCGGCACTGTCGCCGAAAGAAAAAGCGCGTAAGCAGCTGGTCGCGCGCATGGGTGTCGATCCGGATCATGGCTGGAAAGCCAAGTACGAGATCCTCCCGGGCAAGGAAAAAGTCATCGAAGAGCTGCGCCGGCTCGCCAAGGATGCTGACACCATCTATCTCGCAACCGACTTGGACCGCGAGGGGGAAGCCATTGCCTGGCACCTGCGCGAAGCCATCGGTGGTGACGACACCCGCTACAAGCGCGTGGTGTTCAACGAAATTACCAAGAAGGCGATTCAGGAAGCCTTCTCGAAGCCAGGCGAACTGGATATCGACCGCGTCAACGCCCAGCAAGCGCGTCGTTTCCTCGACCGCGTGGTGGGTTACATGGTTTCGCCCCTGCTGTGGGCCAAGATCGCCCGTGGCCTGTCTGCCGGTCGCGTGCAATCTGTAGCCGTGAAGCTGGTGGTCGAGCGTGAGCGCGAAATTCGTGCGTTCAACCCGGAAGAATACTGGGAAATCCACGCCGACCTCGGCACCGCCAAGGGCGCGAACGTGCGCTTCGACGTGGCCCGTGAGAAAGGCGAAGCCTTCAAGCCGCTCAACGAAGCCCAGACCATGGCCGCGCTGGAGAAGCTCAAGGCTTCCAGCTACAGCATCGTCAAGCGCGAAGACAAGCCGACCAGCAGCAAACCGTCCGCACCGTTTATCACCTCGACCCTGCAACAGGCTGCGAGCAACCGCCTGGGTTTTGGCGTGAAGAAAACCATGATGATGGCCCAGCGTTTGTACGAAGCTGGCTACATCACTTACATGCGTACCGACTCCACCAACCTCTCGGTTGATGCCGTGGCGATGGCGCGTACCTATATTGAAAGCGAGTTCGGCAAGAAGTACCTGCCGGAAACCCCGAACGTCTACAGCAGCAAGGAAGGCGCACAAGAGGCTCACGAAGCGATTCGTCCGTCTGACGCCAATACCGAGCCAAGCAAGCTGTCGGGCATGGAGCGTGACGCTGAGCGCCTCTACGAGCTCATCTGGCGCCAGTTCCTCGCTTGCCAGATGCTGCCGGCGCAATACCTGTCGACTACCGTCACTGTGGGTGCCGGCGACTTCGAGCTGCGCGCCAAGGGCCGCATCCTGAAGTTCGACGGTTACACCCGTGTCATGCCGCAAATCGCCAAGCCGGGCGATGACGACGTACTGCCGGATATGGCCCAGGGCGACGCGATGAAGCTGATCAAGCTTGATCCGACCCAGCACTTCACCAAGCCGCCGGCGCGTTACTCGGAAGCCAGCCTGGTAAAAGAAATGGAAAAACGCGGCATCGGTCGTCCTTCGACCTACGCGGCGATCATTTCGACCATCCAGGACCGCGGCTACGTGGCGCTGCACAACCGTCGTTTCTACTCGGAAAAGATGGGTGACATCGTCACCGAGCGTCTGGCCGAGAGCTTCTCCAACCTGATGGACTACGGCTTCACCGCCGGTATGGAAGAGCATCTCGATGACGTGGCCCAGGGCGAGCGCGACTGGAAAAACGTGCTCGACGAGTTCTACGGCGACTTCAAGAAGAAACTCGAAGTAGCCGAAAGCCCGGAAAACGGCATGCGTGCCAACCAGCCGGTGATGACCGACATCCCGTGCACCACCTGCGGTCGTCCGATGCAGATCCGTACTGCCTCGACCGGCGTGTTCCTCGGTTGCTCGGGCTACAGTCTGCCGCCGAAAGAGCGCTGCAAGGCTACCGTCAACCTGGTGCCGGGCGATGAAATCGCTGCGGACGACGAGGGTGAATCGGAGTCGCTGGTGTTGCGTGGCAAGCATCGCTGCCCGATCTGCGCCACGGCGATGGATGCCTACCTGCTCGATGAGAAGCGCAAGCTGCACATCTGCGGTAACAACCCCGATTGCGATGGCTATGAAATCGAAGAGGGTACTTATCGCATCAAGGGCTATGAAGGTCCGAGCCTGGAGTGCGACAAGTGTGGCAGCGAGATGCAACTCAAGACTGGCCGTTTCGGCAAGTTCTTCGGTTGCACCAATGCCACCTGTAAAAACACCCGCAAACTGCTCAAGAGCGGTGACGCGGCGCCGCCGAAGATGGACCCGGTGAAGATGCCTGAGCTGAAATGCGAAAAGGTCAACGACACCTACATCCTGCGCGATGGTGCCTCCGGCCTGTTCCTGGCGGCCAGCCAATTCCCGAAAAACCGCGAGACCCGTGCTCCGCTGGTGATGGAAATCATCCCGCACAAGGACGAGATCGATCCGAAGTATCACTTCCTTTGTGAAGCGCCGAAGAAAGATCCGGATGGCCTCCCGACTGTGATTCGTTACAGCCGCAAGACCAAGGAGCAGTATGTGCAGACCGAGGTTGACGGTAAGCCGACTGGCTGGAAGGCGTTCTACGACGGCGGCAAGTGGACGGTCGAAGACAAGCGTCCGGCGGCGAAGGCGTAA